In Arachis hypogaea cultivar Tifrunner chromosome 17, arahy.Tifrunner.gnm2.J5K5, whole genome shotgun sequence, a single window of DNA contains:
- the LOC112765338 gene encoding uncharacterized protein — translation MREWIRVALVAACVGCVSTLLLLLLWRFYQLRKRGNFVEPASLTRMEGGLQGGLSRIHNHHHHHQLDHQGSSNKNKQGNYYVIRGGVSGKRVLFSWSDHPSMAADAVENGWSRFSFIASKTYTPSPSKRSSILGVCAAPVSDDHHGTESEVEISWEISQGSAEFMQKVRFNPGLKKILQYNNNNNNSSSSSMNVASVIRTALPLPGPPLGNYSFPQEAYFEITILYGGGGNEYEFVGKNVGEGEKTKLLVIQGGGGNGSKGNSEALVHVTSSNNHSKNSVDEMKLDGKEGGKRNESVMFSLGLTAAGPVPLRVPGSYPASIGFNSNGSVFLDGMKLVFESEKAEWVGTDKVIGCGFDPRQKKVFFTLDSELVHVIHCQSQVFGTPLYPIMAANIDIMVLVNFGQSSFKYAPANAQRTPNPCFIAPLVNSPAATLGYDDSRELFSMGRIDSQWCNRSATRGSHNNGNNNMNHNNNNNSNIRTMEFDEESEADLFEIVLDGSGKSPNSAS, via the exons ATGAGGGAGTGGATACGTGTTGCGTTGGTTGCAGCTTGTGTGGGATGCGTTTCAACCCTTTTGCTCCTTCTCTTATGGCGTTTTTACCAACTCAGAAAGCGAGGGAATTTTGTGGAACCTGCAAGTTTGACCAGAATGGAGGGTGGTCTCCAAGGAGGACTTTCTAGGATTCataatcatcatcaccatcaccaaTTGGATCATCAAGGTAGCAGCAACAAGAACAAACAGGGAAATTACTATGTTATTCGTGGAGGTGTATCTGGAAAAAGGGTTCTGTTCAGTTGGTCTGATCATCCTTCTATggctgctgatgctgttgaaaaTGGTTGGTCTCGATTTTCATTCATAGCTTCCAAGACTTACACGCCATCCCCTTCGAAAAGGTCATCGATTTTGGGGGTGTGTGCAGCACCGGTTAGTGATGATCATCATGGAACAGAATCTGAGGTTGAGATAAGCTGGGAAATTTCTCAGGGTTCTGCTGagtttatgcagaaggtgaggtTCAATCCTGGGTTGAAGAAGATTCTTCaatacaataacaacaacaacaacagttcTTCTTCATCTATGAATGTTGCTTCTGTTATTAGAACGGCTCTTCCCCTTCCTGGCCCTCCTTTGGGGAACTATTCTTTTCCTCAAGAAGCGTATTTTGAGATTACAATCTtgtatggtggtggtggtaatgAGTATGAATTTGTGGGGAAGAATGTTGGAGAAGGTGAGAAGACAAAGTTGTTGGTGATTCAAGGTGGTGGTGGAAATGGTAGTAAAGGGAATTCGGAGGCTTTGGTTCATGTTACAAGCAGCAATAATCACAGTAAGAATAGTGTTGATGAGATGAAACTTGATGGGAAAGAGGGTGGAAAGAGAAATGAATCTGTGATGTTCTCATTGGGATTAACTGCTGCAGGTCCTGTTCCTTTGAGAGTTCCAGGAAGCTACCCTGCCAGCATTGGCTTCAACTCCAATGGTTCTGTTTTTCTTGATG GAATGAAACTTGTATTTGAATCAGAGAAGGCAGAGTGGGTAGGAACTGATAAAGTGATTGGTTGTGGCTTTGATCCAAGGCAGAAGAAGGTGTTCTTCACATTAGACTCAGAGTTGGTGCATGTAATCCATTGCCAATCACAAGTGTTTGGAACTCCATTATATCCAATCATGGCTGCAAATATAGACATCATGGTACTAGTTAATTTTGGACAAAGTTCATTCAAGTATGCTCCTGCAAATGCACAGAGAACACCAAATCCATGCTTTATAGCCCCGCTTGTAAATTCACCTGCTGCTACTTTGGGTTATGATGATAGTAGGGAGCTATTTTCCATGGGAAGGATTGATTCTCAGTGGTGCAATCGCTCCGCAACCAGAGGAAGCCACAACAATGGCAACAACAATATGAatcataacaacaataataatagtaatattagAACAATGGAATTTGATGAAGAGTCTGAGGCTGATCTATTTGAAATAGTGTTGGATGGTTCTGGAAAATCTCCAAATTCAGCATCATAG
- the LOC112767194 gene encoding 3-oxoacyl-[acyl-carrier-protein] synthase II, chloroplastic-like — translation MKIFLQDVMLCGGSDVAIIPIGLGGFVACKSLSQRNTDPTKALRPWDINRDGFVMGKDLEFYFWKTWSMQRKPNRSLNRWRET, via the exons atgaaaataTTCCTACAGGATGTGATGCTTTGTGGTGGTTCAGATGTTGCTATTATACCCATTG GTTTGGGAGGTTTTGTGGCATGCAAATCCCTATCACAGAGGAATACAGACCCTACCAAAGCTTTACGCCCTTGGGACATT AACCGAGATGGATTTGTCATGGGGAAGGACCTGGAGTTTTACTTTTGGAAGACTTGGAGCATGCAAAG AAAACCTAATCGATCATTAAATAGGTGGAGAGAAACCTGA